A genomic segment from Oncorhynchus clarkii lewisi isolate Uvic-CL-2024 chromosome 12, UVic_Ocla_1.0, whole genome shotgun sequence encodes:
- the LOC139421572 gene encoding transcription factor Sox-9-A-like isoform X2, with amino-acid sequence MNLLDPFLKMTDEQEKCFSDAPSPSMSEDSVGSPCPSGSGSDTENTRPSDNHLLLGPDGVLGEFKKADQDKFPVCIRDAVSQVLKGYDWTLVPMPVRLNGSSKNKPHVKRPMNAFMVWAQAARRKLADQYPHLHNAELSKTLGKLWRLLNEGEKRPFVEEAERLRVQHKKDHPDYKYQPRRRKSVKNGQSEPEDGEQTHISSGDIFKALQQADSPESSMGEVHSPSEHSGQSQGPPTPPTTPKTDLAVGKADLKREGRPLQEGTGRQLNIDFRDVDIGELSSDVISNIEAFDVHEFDQYLPPHGHPGMPGINGAQTSYTGSYRGISSNSIGQVGAGGHGWMSKQQQPISILSGGGGTGGEQGQSQGRTTQIKTEQLSPSHYSEQQGSPPQHVTYGSFNLQHYSASSYPSITRAQYDYSDHQGGANSYYSHAGAQGSGLYSFSSYMSPSQRPMYTPIADPTGVPSVPTQTHSPQHWEQQPVYTQLSRP; translated from the exons ATGAATCTACTCGACCCCTTCCTGAAGATGACAGACGAACAGGAGAAGTGTTTCTCTGACGCTCCAAGCCCCAGCATGTCTGAGGATTCGGTCGGCTCGCCGTGCCCGTCTGGCTCCGGTTCCGACACCGAGAATACCAGGCCGTCCGATAATCATCTCTTACTGGGTCCAGACGGCGTGCTCGGCGAGTTCAAGAAGGCTGACCAAGACAAGTTCCCTGTATGTATCAGAGATGCGGTGTCTCAGGTGCTGAAGGGTTACGACTGGACTTTGGTGCCCATGCCCGTCCGACTGAACGGCTCCAGCAAAAACAAGCCCCATGTCAAGAGACCCATGAACGCGTTCATGGTGTGGGCTCAAGCCGCCCGGAGGAAACTGGCGGACCAGTACCCACATCTCCACAATGCAGAACTCAGCAAAACCCTGGGGAAACTCTGGAG ATTACTCAACGAAGGCGAGAAGCGTCCGTTCGTAGAGGAGGCTGAACGCTTGAGGGTGCAGCACAAGAAAGATCACCCGGACTACAAGTACCAGCCCAGAAGGAGAAAATCCGTGAAGAACGGGCAGAGCGAGCCAGAGGACGGCGAACAAACCCACATCTCTTCCGGTGACATCTTTAAAGCTCTCCAGCAAGCCGACTCGCCCGAGTCCAGCATGGGAGAAGTGCATTCTCCCAGTGAACATTCAG GCCAGTCCCAGGGCCCACCTACACCACCGACCACCCCCAAAACAGACCTGGCTGTGGGCAAGGCCGACCTGAAGCGTGAGGGCCGCCCCCTGCAAGAGGGCACGGGCCGCCAGCTCAACATCGACTTCCGAGACGTGGATATCGGCGAGCTGAGCAGCGACGTCATCTCCAACATCGAAGCCTTCGATGTCCATGAGTTCGACCAGTACTTACCGCCCCACGGGCACCCTGGCATGCCTGGCATCAACGGCGCCCAGACGAGCTACACGGGCAGCTACCGCGGCATCAGCTCTAACTCCATTGGCCAGGTGGGTGCTGGAGGCCATGGCTGGATGTCCAAGCAGCAGCAGCCCATCTCCATCCTGAGTGGAGGTGGAGGTACTGGGGGAGAGCAAGGCCAGAGCCAGGGGAGAACCACTCAGATCAAGACGGAGCAGCTGAGCCCCAGTCACTACAGTGAGCAGCAGGGCTCCCCTCCCCAGCATGTCACCTATGGTTCATTCAACCTGCAGCACTACAGTGCCTCATCCTACCCCTCCATTACCCGCGCCCAGTATGACTATTCTGATCACCAGGGCGGCGCCAACTCCTATTATAGCCATGCAGGTGCCCAAGGCTCAGGGCTTTATTCCTTCAGCAGCTATATGAGCCCCAGCCAGAGGCCCATGTATACCCCCATCGCCGACCCCACCGGAGTGCCCTCGGTGCCCACCCAGACCCACAGTCCACAGCACTGGGAGCAGCAGCCTGTCTACACACAGCTCTCCAGGCCCTGA
- the LOC139421572 gene encoding transcription factor Sox-9-A-like isoform X1 encodes MNLLDPFLKMTDEQEKCFSDAPSPSMSEDSVGSPCPSGSGSDTENTRPSDNHLLLGPDGVLGEFKKADQDKFPVCIRDAVSQVLKGYDWTLVPMPVRLNGSSKNKPHVKRPMNAFMVWAQAARRKLADQYPHLHNAELSKTLGKLWRLLNEGEKRPFVEEAERLRVQHKKDHPDYKYQPRRRKSVKNGQSEPEDGEQTHISSGDIFKALQQADSPESSMGEVHSPSEHSAGQSQGPPTPPTTPKTDLAVGKADLKREGRPLQEGTGRQLNIDFRDVDIGELSSDVISNIEAFDVHEFDQYLPPHGHPGMPGINGAQTSYTGSYRGISSNSIGQVGAGGHGWMSKQQQPISILSGGGGTGGEQGQSQGRTTQIKTEQLSPSHYSEQQGSPPQHVTYGSFNLQHYSASSYPSITRAQYDYSDHQGGANSYYSHAGAQGSGLYSFSSYMSPSQRPMYTPIADPTGVPSVPTQTHSPQHWEQQPVYTQLSRP; translated from the exons ATGAATCTACTCGACCCCTTCCTGAAGATGACAGACGAACAGGAGAAGTGTTTCTCTGACGCTCCAAGCCCCAGCATGTCTGAGGATTCGGTCGGCTCGCCGTGCCCGTCTGGCTCCGGTTCCGACACCGAGAATACCAGGCCGTCCGATAATCATCTCTTACTGGGTCCAGACGGCGTGCTCGGCGAGTTCAAGAAGGCTGACCAAGACAAGTTCCCTGTATGTATCAGAGATGCGGTGTCTCAGGTGCTGAAGGGTTACGACTGGACTTTGGTGCCCATGCCCGTCCGACTGAACGGCTCCAGCAAAAACAAGCCCCATGTCAAGAGACCCATGAACGCGTTCATGGTGTGGGCTCAAGCCGCCCGGAGGAAACTGGCGGACCAGTACCCACATCTCCACAATGCAGAACTCAGCAAAACCCTGGGGAAACTCTGGAG ATTACTCAACGAAGGCGAGAAGCGTCCGTTCGTAGAGGAGGCTGAACGCTTGAGGGTGCAGCACAAGAAAGATCACCCGGACTACAAGTACCAGCCCAGAAGGAGAAAATCCGTGAAGAACGGGCAGAGCGAGCCAGAGGACGGCGAACAAACCCACATCTCTTCCGGTGACATCTTTAAAGCTCTCCAGCAAGCCGACTCGCCCGAGTCCAGCATGGGAGAAGTGCATTCTCCCAGTGAACATTCAG CAGGCCAGTCCCAGGGCCCACCTACACCACCGACCACCCCCAAAACAGACCTGGCTGTGGGCAAGGCCGACCTGAAGCGTGAGGGCCGCCCCCTGCAAGAGGGCACGGGCCGCCAGCTCAACATCGACTTCCGAGACGTGGATATCGGCGAGCTGAGCAGCGACGTCATCTCCAACATCGAAGCCTTCGATGTCCATGAGTTCGACCAGTACTTACCGCCCCACGGGCACCCTGGCATGCCTGGCATCAACGGCGCCCAGACGAGCTACACGGGCAGCTACCGCGGCATCAGCTCTAACTCCATTGGCCAGGTGGGTGCTGGAGGCCATGGCTGGATGTCCAAGCAGCAGCAGCCCATCTCCATCCTGAGTGGAGGTGGAGGTACTGGGGGAGAGCAAGGCCAGAGCCAGGGGAGAACCACTCAGATCAAGACGGAGCAGCTGAGCCCCAGTCACTACAGTGAGCAGCAGGGCTCCCCTCCCCAGCATGTCACCTATGGTTCATTCAACCTGCAGCACTACAGTGCCTCATCCTACCCCTCCATTACCCGCGCCCAGTATGACTATTCTGATCACCAGGGCGGCGCCAACTCCTATTATAGCCATGCAGGTGCCCAAGGCTCAGGGCTTTATTCCTTCAGCAGCTATATGAGCCCCAGCCAGAGGCCCATGTATACCCCCATCGCCGACCCCACCGGAGTGCCCTCGGTGCCCACCCAGACCCACAGTCCACAGCACTGGGAGCAGCAGCCTGTCTACACACAGCTCTCCAGGCCCTGA